One Antarctobacter heliothermus DNA segment encodes these proteins:
- a CDS encoding Hint domain-containing protein → MGWIAVSGAGAHWVDPDWQAGAADRLLPRGTVMVEATLGGGKRPERLLSIDRVLPWPGSLSLTMVAGQGLALVISQGAQVFQCVLPLAVEQREEVLRISFAWDSPARRGRFAVERADGTVLAVQDSDAPSPLTGGDVLALQGAGCCALSDEVEPLGPVPTLAGDTQVATPQGPRRVADLRCGDTVVTHAGAAVPVLAQVSRTVPAMGTFRPVRLQVPYFGLNKDLIVAPGQCLVVAGADVSYLFGCEAVLVPAAGLVNGRAAVFEDSGPLVTWHQVLLPGHEAMVSAGAGIESLYVGRLRRRRDFLRDTLLADVPAGLMPEHGGTALKVLAPFEAVTLAESRAA, encoded by the coding sequence ATGGGTTGGATTGCGGTATCGGGGGCGGGTGCGCATTGGGTCGATCCGGACTGGCAGGCGGGGGCGGCGGACCGTCTTTTGCCGCGTGGCACTGTGATGGTCGAGGCCACGTTGGGCGGCGGGAAGCGGCCGGAACGGCTGTTGTCGATTGACCGGGTGTTGCCGTGGCCCGGTAGCCTGTCGCTGACGATGGTGGCGGGGCAGGGGCTGGCGCTGGTGATCTCGCAAGGGGCGCAGGTGTTTCAGTGCGTGCTGCCGCTGGCGGTGGAACAGCGCGAAGAGGTGCTGCGCATCAGTTTCGCCTGGGACAGTCCGGCGCGGCGTGGGCGGTTTGCGGTCGAACGGGCGGATGGCACGGTGCTGGCGGTACAGGACTCCGACGCGCCGTCGCCGCTGACGGGGGGCGATGTGCTGGCCTTGCAGGGGGCGGGCTGTTGCGCGCTGTCGGATGAGGTCGAACCGCTGGGGCCGGTGCCGACGCTGGCGGGCGACACGCAGGTGGCCACGCCGCAGGGGCCGCGGCGGGTGGCGGATCTGCGCTGTGGCGATACGGTTGTGACCCATGCGGGCGCGGCGGTGCCGGTGCTGGCGCAGGTCTCAAGGACGGTTCCGGCGATGGGGACGTTCCGCCCGGTGCGGCTGCAGGTGCCGTATTTCGGGCTGAACAAGGATCTGATCGTGGCCCCCGGTCAGTGCCTTGTGGTGGCGGGGGCGGACGTGTCCTATCTGTTTGGATGTGAGGCGGTGCTGGTGCCGGCCGCCGGGTTGGTGAACGGGCGCGCAGCGGTGTTTGAGGACAGCGGCCCGCTGGTCACATGGCATCAGGTGCTGTTGCCGGGGCACGAGGCGATGGTCTCTGCCGGGGCGGGCATCGAGAGCCTGTATGTCGGGCGGTTGCGGCGGCGGCGGGATTTTCTGCGCGATACGCTGCTGGCGGATGTACCTGCGGGGTTGATGCCGGAACACGGCGGCACCGCGCTCAAGGTGCTGGCCCCGTTCGAGGCGGTGACGCTGGCCGAAAGCCGCGCCGCCTGA